In the Borrelia turicatae 91E135 genome, one interval contains:
- the rho gene encoding transcription termination factor Rho, translated as MDKKCAEFDLEDEMKRLNSSKELKIEDNSKKKIVKVVTKKESVASGLKNSNIDKLRESNGVSSGFDYDISDPDLENSIKTLEQSNIINFLGGKDFIVIDSLYDKPITEIRKVVEGLGTNHTIAVTMKKTELIFLLVKILTEHNINVLFTGVLDVLSDGYGFLRTASNSYLSGGNDVYVSPSQIRLFNLRTGDILYGQIRSPRDGERFFAMIKIKSINDQDPTFAQNRIPFDNLTPLYPSSKLDLEYENCNISTRLINLFSPIGKGQRALIVSPPKAGKTTLLQKIANAITTNYPDIVLMILLIDERPEEVTDMIRGVKGEVIASNFDEQASRHVQVAEMVIEKAKRLVENKKDVVILLDSITRLARAYNQTMPTSGKILSGGVDSNALHKPKRFFGSARNIEEGGSLTIIATALVDTGSKMDEVIFEEFKSTGNMELILDRSLADRRLFPAINIKKSGTRKEELLLSEEERSKILLIRKILGGVDDYEGVEALVEKMKKSKNNEIFLKTMSNGD; from the coding sequence ATGGATAAAAAATGTGCGGAATTTGATTTAGAGGATGAAATGAAGCGTTTAAATTCTTCTAAAGAATTAAAGATTGAGGATAATTCTAAGAAAAAAATAGTTAAAGTTGTCACTAAAAAAGAATCTGTTGCTAGTGGACTTAAAAACTCTAATATTGATAAATTGAGAGAATCTAATGGAGTCTCGTCAGGTTTTGATTATGATATATCTGATCCAGATTTAGAAAATAGTATTAAGACTCTTGAGCAAAGCAACATTATTAATTTTTTAGGTGGTAAAGATTTTATCGTTATTGATAGTCTTTATGATAAGCCCATTACCGAAATCAGGAAAGTTGTTGAGGGTCTTGGGACTAATCATACTATTGCGGTAACAATGAAGAAGACAGAATTAATATTTTTACTTGTTAAGATATTAACTGAACATAATATTAATGTTTTATTTACTGGCGTTCTTGATGTTTTAAGTGATGGGTACGGGTTTTTGCGTACAGCATCTAATTCTTATCTTTCAGGAGGTAATGATGTTTATGTTTCACCGTCTCAGATTAGACTTTTTAATTTAAGGACAGGTGATATTTTATATGGGCAGATTAGGTCTCCAAGGGATGGTGAGAGATTTTTTGCAATGATTAAAATTAAAAGCATTAATGACCAGGACCCTACATTTGCACAAAATAGAATACCTTTTGATAATTTAACACCTTTATATCCTAGTTCAAAGTTGGATCTTGAATATGAAAATTGTAATATTTCCACTAGGCTTATTAATCTTTTTTCTCCTATTGGAAAAGGACAAAGAGCATTAATAGTATCACCTCCAAAGGCTGGGAAGACTACTTTGCTTCAAAAAATAGCAAATGCAATTACTACTAATTATCCAGACATTGTTTTAATGATTTTACTTATTGATGAGAGACCTGAAGAAGTGACTGACATGATTCGGGGTGTTAAGGGTGAGGTCATTGCATCTAATTTTGATGAGCAGGCTAGTAGACACGTGCAGGTTGCAGAGATGGTTATTGAGAAGGCAAAAAGACTTGTTGAGAATAAAAAGGATGTTGTTATTCTTTTAGATTCTATTACAAGACTTGCAAGGGCTTATAATCAGACTATGCCAACTTCTGGTAAGATACTCTCAGGTGGAGTTGATTCTAATGCTTTACATAAACCAAAAAGATTTTTTGGTTCTGCTAGAAATATTGAGGAAGGTGGAAGTCTTACTATTATAGCTACAGCTTTAGTTGATACTGGAAGTAAGATGGATGAAGTTATATTTGAGGAATTTAAAAGTACTGGTAATATGGAGTTAATTCTTGATAGGAGTTTGGCAGATAGAAGGCTTTTTCCTGCTATTAATATTAAGAAATCAGGGACAAGAAAAGAAGAATTGCTTTTAAGTGAAGAGGAGCGTTCTAAAATTTTGCTTATTAGAAAAATTTTAGGTGGTGTTGATGATTATGAAGGTGTTGAAGCTTTAGTTGAAAAGATGAAAAAGAGTAAGAACAATGAAATTTTCCTAAAGACCATGAGTAATGGGGATTAG
- a CDS encoding bactofilin family protein produces the protein MPVNIKDSYKWDCKLDSSLIFRGKLKFEGALYLDSSFEGEIFSKSGILFIGKNSKVITDVVICDTLIIEGILKGNINASNKVYLNSGCKIYGDVKTKKIFINDNIVFDGKCEMIKSNESIDLFSFTVSQLKDTFQ, from the coding sequence ATGCCTGTTAATATTAAGGATTCTTACAAATGGGACTGTAAGTTAGATTCAAGCTTAATTTTCAGAGGGAAGTTAAAGTTTGAGGGTGCTTTATATCTTGATTCGTCTTTTGAGGGGGAGATATTTTCAAAAAGTGGAATACTTTTTATAGGTAAAAATAGTAAAGTTATTACAGATGTGGTAATTTGCGATACGTTAATAATTGAAGGAATTTTAAAGGGAAATATTAATGCTAGCAATAAGGTTTATTTAAATAGTGGTTGTAAGATATACGGTGATGTTAAGACAAAAAAGATATTTATTAATGATAATATAGTCTTTGATGGTAAGTGTGAAATGATTAAATCTAATGAGAGTATAGATTTATTTTCTTTTACAGTTTCACAATTAAAAGATACTTTTCAATGA
- a CDS encoding HU family DNA-binding protein — translation MSFSRRPKVTKSDIVNQISLNIKNSNEKLEKKYIRLVVDAFFEELKNSLCLNNVIEFRSFGTFELRKRKGRQNARNPQTGEYVNVDDHHVAYFRPGKDLKERVWGIKG, via the coding sequence ATGTCTTTTTCAAGAAGACCCAAAGTTACTAAATCAGATATTGTTAACCAAATATCTTTAAATATTAAAAATAGTAATGAAAAATTAGAAAAAAAATATATAAGGCTTGTAGTTGATGCTTTTTTTGAAGAGCTTAAAAATAGTCTTTGTCTTAATAATGTCATAGAGTTTAGATCTTTTGGTACATTTGAGCTTAGAAAAAGGAAAGGTCGCCAGAATGCTCGTAATCCTCAAACAGGTGAGTATGTTAATGTTGATGATCATCATGTTGCTTATTTTCGTCCAGGAAAAGATTTAAAAGAACGAGTATGGGGCATTAAGGGATAG
- the rpsT gene encoding 30S ribosomal protein S20, producing the protein MGNNPSALKRARQNLKRNLRNVSVKSELKTIEKRCMNLIREGKKEEALEFFKFVSKKLDTAARKRIIHRNKAARKKSNLSILLLR; encoded by the coding sequence TTGGGCAATAATCCATCAGCATTAAAACGAGCTCGGCAAAATTTGAAGCGGAATTTGAGAAATGTAAGTGTTAAGAGTGAGTTGAAAACAATAGAAAAGCGTTGTATGAACCTTATAAGGGAAGGTAAAAAAGAAGAAGCTTTGGAGTTTTTTAAATTTGTTTCAAAAAAATTAGATACCGCTGCTAGAAAAAGAATAATTCATAGAAATAAAGCTGCACGTAAAAAATCAAATTTGAGTATTTTGTTATTACGATAA
- the ychF gene encoding redox-regulated ATPase YchF — MALNVGIVGLPNVGKSTLFSSLTASKSEIANYPFCTIDPNIGIVEIPDERLSRIASLVVSKKTVPAVIEFVDIAGLVKGASRGEGLGNKFLANIREVSIIVHVVRCFEDREVIHVDGDVNPQRDISTINTELCLADLDTVQKSILKNEKNVKSVDKKISENAKKIVSMLKSLEKHLMDVRPVIEFEFDEFGYDFIKSLNLLTIKKVIYVCNVDENSLCGNKYTDTVKNIALGEGNDYLILCAKVEAELIEIKDLRERREMLESMGINDSGLSNLIRTTYYALGLRTYFTAGEQEVKAWTFMDGMKAPEAAGIIHSDFQRGFIKAEVYSFNDLIEYQSVQGVKEKGRFRLEGKDYLVRDGDIIFFKFNV; from the coding sequence ATGGCGCTTAATGTGGGAATAGTGGGTTTGCCCAATGTTGGTAAATCTACTTTATTTTCATCTTTGACAGCATCAAAATCAGAGATTGCTAACTATCCTTTTTGTACTATTGATCCAAATATAGGTATAGTGGAAATTCCTGATGAGAGACTTTCAAGAATTGCTAGTTTGGTTGTGTCAAAAAAAACTGTTCCTGCTGTAATAGAATTCGTTGATATTGCAGGTCTTGTGAAGGGGGCTTCTAGGGGTGAGGGACTTGGTAATAAATTTTTGGCAAATATTCGTGAGGTTTCTATTATTGTGCATGTTGTTAGATGTTTTGAAGATAGAGAGGTTATTCATGTTGATGGAGATGTAAATCCACAAAGAGATATAAGCACAATTAATACAGAGCTATGTCTTGCAGATCTTGATACTGTGCAGAAAAGCATTTTAAAGAATGAAAAAAATGTAAAGAGCGTTGATAAAAAGATTAGTGAGAATGCAAAGAAGATTGTTTCAATGCTTAAGAGCCTTGAGAAGCATTTAATGGATGTTAGACCGGTAATTGAATTTGAATTTGATGAATTTGGATATGATTTTATCAAATCTTTAAATCTTTTAACTATTAAAAAAGTTATATATGTTTGTAATGTTGATGAAAATTCTCTTTGTGGCAATAAATATACAGATACCGTAAAGAATATAGCTTTAGGTGAGGGTAATGATTATTTAATTTTGTGTGCTAAGGTTGAGGCAGAACTTATTGAGATTAAAGACTTGCGTGAGCGAAGGGAAATGCTTGAGTCTATGGGAATTAATGATAGTGGTCTTAGCAATTTAATACGAACAACTTATTATGCTTTAGGTTTGAGAACCTATTTTACTGCTGGAGAGCAAGAAGTTAAAGCTTGGACTTTTATGGATGGAATGAAGGCTCCAGAAGCTGCAGGTATCATTCACAGTGATTTTCAGAGAGGTTTTATTAAAGCCGAAGTATATTCATTTAATGATTTAATTGAATATCAGAGTGTTCAAGGCGTCAAGGAGAAAGGGCGTTTTAGGCTTGAAGGGAAAGATTACTTAGTAAGAGATGGTGATATAATTTTCTTTAAATTTAATGTTTAA
- the lnt gene encoding apolipoprotein N-acyltransferase has product MKTRYFLLATFSGMLTTLAIPNEIKNMGYSSIGLVAYIPLFIALIKVKDKKTLIGLTIFYFLVANSLQNFWLAFFHSFGLITFLGAVSGYIPYAFVLGYFLYYALKTFKNKTLTLAILFTFYDYSKSIGFAAYPWGFSAFMVNNFNDLIQVADIFGVFFVCFIVYFFNAGIANFLIRQNKINTLNVLFSVLLVSTSFAYGIMKKIELNPILNKEIDTLNIAAIQLNIDPWLPGNHKKGIQTSIKLTKQALRKHPDTELVLWSEGALALPFNSYKDYIYYDEELIELYDSVNELISNSKAHFVIGSPSKPDKRSLTHQNSVYAIKPNLKIENIYSKIFLVPFSEKIPFYEYKFVRKFFRQNFNITGQINGNKLEIFKLKKFNLGLLICYDDAFPDLARNYKKQNANLLLNFSNDSWSHTDSSEWQHFVVAKFRSIENGIKTVRATNSGITAIINEYGENVKSLATFKKGYLISRIKLPPRFTTIYEHIGDLFIYVLAIVIVIMTLRFYFIEKSTHLSS; this is encoded by the coding sequence ATGAAAACAAGATATTTCTTACTAGCCACATTTTCTGGAATGCTTACCACTCTGGCAATTCCAAATGAAATAAAAAATATGGGATATTCAAGTATTGGTCTAGTTGCATATATACCACTTTTCATTGCATTAATTAAAGTAAAAGATAAAAAAACTCTCATCGGTTTAACAATTTTTTACTTTTTAGTAGCTAATAGTCTACAAAATTTTTGGCTTGCATTTTTTCATTCATTTGGGCTAATTACATTCTTAGGAGCAGTATCTGGATATATTCCCTACGCTTTCGTTTTAGGATATTTTCTATACTATGCATTAAAAACTTTTAAAAATAAAACATTGACTTTAGCTATACTTTTCACATTTTATGATTATTCAAAATCAATTGGATTCGCAGCATATCCTTGGGGATTCTCAGCCTTTATGGTAAACAACTTCAATGACCTTATACAAGTAGCTGATATTTTTGGGGTCTTTTTTGTATGCTTCATCGTTTACTTTTTTAATGCAGGAATTGCAAATTTTTTAATAAGACAAAACAAAATAAACACATTAAACGTATTATTCTCCGTTCTATTAGTAAGTACATCTTTTGCTTACGGAATCATGAAAAAAATAGAATTAAATCCAATCTTAAACAAAGAAATAGACACTCTAAATATTGCAGCAATCCAACTTAACATTGACCCATGGCTACCTGGAAATCATAAAAAAGGAATTCAAACATCTATAAAGCTTACAAAACAAGCCTTAAGAAAACATCCTGATACAGAACTTGTACTTTGGAGCGAAGGGGCATTAGCCTTGCCATTCAATTCTTACAAAGATTACATTTATTATGATGAAGAATTGATTGAATTATATGATTCAGTAAATGAACTAATAAGCAACAGCAAAGCTCATTTTGTCATTGGTTCACCTTCAAAACCAGATAAAAGATCATTAACACATCAAAATTCAGTTTACGCAATAAAACCTAACCTTAAGATAGAAAATATATACTCTAAAATATTTTTAGTTCCATTCTCAGAAAAAATACCATTTTATGAATATAAATTTGTAAGAAAATTCTTCCGTCAAAACTTTAACATTACAGGACAAATCAACGGCAATAAACTTGAAATCTTTAAACTCAAAAAATTCAATTTGGGACTCTTAATATGCTATGATGATGCATTCCCAGACCTTGCAAGAAATTACAAAAAACAAAACGCAAATCTACTATTAAATTTTTCAAATGATTCTTGGTCACATACAGATTCATCAGAATGGCAACATTTTGTAGTAGCAAAATTTAGAAGCATAGAAAATGGAATCAAAACCGTTAGAGCTACAAATTCCGGAATCACTGCTATAATAAATGAATATGGGGAAAATGTTAAAAGTTTAGCAACATTCAAAAAAGGATATCTAATATCAAGAATAAAATTGCCTCCAAGATTCACAACAATCTATGAACACATTGGAGACCTATTTATATATGTTTTGGCAATAGTAATTGTAATCATGACACTAAGATTCTATTTTATTGAAAAGAGTACCCATTTATCATCCTGA
- a CDS encoding deoxynucleoside kinase: MIVIEGLIGVGKTTLGHVLSKEFNIPFYSELNNEFTLSMLDKFYKDKSRWAFLVQINFLNERFKLIKSIFKTKGGILDRSIYGDRVFASLLNDSGYISNDEYKIYLDLLDNMLEHSQKPVLMIYLDCSVDEAERRIKNRNRSFETGIPREYLEGLNEKYLSWYDSYDLSPKLSFDYNSINIFDDKHKSKLIAFIKDKLVI, encoded by the coding sequence GTGATTGTAATTGAGGGTTTAATTGGAGTAGGAAAAACTACGCTTGGACATGTTTTGTCTAAGGAGTTTAATATTCCTTTTTACAGTGAATTAAATAATGAATTTACATTGTCTATGTTAGATAAATTTTATAAGGATAAGTCTAGGTGGGCTTTTTTAGTTCAGATTAATTTTTTAAATGAAAGATTTAAGCTTATAAAGAGTATATTTAAGACTAAGGGAGGGATACTTGATAGATCTATTTATGGCGATCGTGTATTTGCTTCTCTTTTAAATGATAGTGGATATATTTCCAATGATGAATATAAGATATATCTTGATTTGCTTGATAATATGCTTGAACATTCTCAGAAACCTGTATTGATGATTTATCTTGATTGTAGCGTTGATGAAGCTGAGCGTCGCATTAAAAATAGAAATAGGAGTTTTGAGACAGGCATTCCTAGAGAGTATCTTGAAGGTCTTAATGAGAAATATTTAAGTTGGTATGATAGTTATGATTTATCGCCTAAATTGAGCTTTGATTACAATAGCATAAATATTTTTGATGATAAACACAAAAGCAAGCTTATTGCTTTCATTAAAGATAAACTTGTAATATAA